One window of the Phragmitibacter flavus genome contains the following:
- the secA gene encoding preprotein translocase subunit SecA, with amino-acid sequence MFDWIIRKIIGSKNQRAVKKLWPIVSIINGHEAKLQELSEEALRERTKAWQDRFSAFHEPQFLGGVWLRLAEDKQVDECLRVLDDKFTRLKEFFPALDQTLVAESSWTSEPLDQKKDRITRAQAAYEAIAPKFTKIEQDILADILPEVFAVVKNAARRLCGREVLVCDQPLKWEMVHFDVQLIGGTALHRGMIAEMATGEGKTLVGTLPVFLNALTGRGVHVVTVNDYLARRDSEWMGTLYKFLGLTVGCLQNDQPPEIRRGQYACDITYGTNSEFGFDYLRDNGMARSKEHQVQRGHYFAIIDEVDSVLIDEARTPLIISGPVASSTHQFDRYKPLVEQLVRRQNALCNNLITEANKHFEAGELDLAGTKLLQVRLGHPKNRGFMRAMEDHEKRKAMQKTELSFYQDTQKTALFALKEDLYYVIDEKTHDADLSELGRQYLNPDDPDAFVLPDLASHYATIDTDTSLNDAQKQAKKDELQAKLDTQGQRIHSINQLLRAYCLYEKDVEYVVRENKVVIVDENTGREMPGRRWSDGLHQAVEAKEGVHIDQETQTLATITIQNYFRLYQKLGGMTGTAETDAAEFHDIYGLDVLSIPTNRPVKRIDQNDNIFKTRREKYQAVLKLITERHALGQPMLIGTASVDTSETVSRLLKLQKIPHAVLNAKYHRQEAEIVARAGQKGAVTVSTNMAGRGTDIKLGAGVADLGGLFVLGTERHESRRVDRQLRGRCARQGDPGESKFFISFEDDLMRNFGAAERMTKIMERFGMEEGQELEHPWLNRSVETAQKRVEQRNYLSRKHVLEYDDVMNQQREVVYTFRNEVLDSPDPRLILDEVVEKTLPDRVEEFMPRQGGDDVEANHQALLNWLNTTFPLGLTAQEAAFETRDFDANVAFILERIKRAYDLKTTGVLPQLLQESERIILLEAIDDLWQQHLYAIDGLREGIRLRSYAEKNPLVEYKKEAFAMFEELMANIHGKVLTNLFSSHQRLHMFMEHIRQSMLNARQTSAENPGQPPTTRPAAVAENREEPKPADEGPRITIPLKREVQKVGRNDLCPCGSGKKYKSCCGRNA; translated from the coding sequence ATGTTCGATTGGATCATCCGCAAAATCATTGGCTCAAAAAACCAGCGCGCCGTCAAAAAACTCTGGCCCATCGTCAGCATCATCAACGGACACGAAGCCAAACTTCAGGAACTCTCCGAAGAAGCCCTCCGCGAACGCACCAAAGCCTGGCAGGATCGCTTCAGCGCTTTCCATGAACCCCAGTTTCTCGGCGGTGTCTGGCTCCGACTCGCCGAAGACAAGCAAGTCGATGAATGCCTCCGTGTTCTCGATGACAAGTTCACCCGCCTGAAGGAATTTTTCCCCGCCCTCGACCAAACCCTCGTCGCCGAATCCTCCTGGACCAGCGAACCCCTCGACCAAAAGAAAGACCGCATCACCCGCGCCCAGGCCGCCTACGAGGCCATCGCCCCCAAATTTACCAAAATCGAACAGGACATCCTCGCCGACATCCTCCCCGAAGTTTTCGCCGTCGTCAAAAACGCCGCCCGCCGCCTCTGCGGTCGCGAAGTCCTCGTCTGCGACCAGCCCCTCAAATGGGAAATGGTCCACTTCGATGTCCAGCTCATCGGCGGCACCGCCCTGCATCGCGGCATGATCGCCGAAATGGCCACTGGTGAAGGAAAAACTCTCGTCGGCACCCTCCCCGTCTTCCTCAACGCCCTCACTGGTCGCGGCGTTCACGTCGTCACCGTCAACGACTACCTCGCACGACGCGACTCTGAATGGATGGGCACCCTCTACAAATTCCTCGGCCTCACCGTCGGCTGCCTGCAAAACGATCAGCCCCCTGAAATCCGCCGCGGCCAATATGCCTGCGACATCACCTACGGCACCAACAGCGAGTTCGGCTTCGACTACCTCCGCGACAACGGCATGGCCCGCAGCAAGGAACACCAAGTTCAGCGCGGCCACTACTTCGCCATCATCGATGAAGTCGACTCCGTCCTCATCGACGAAGCCCGCACGCCGTTGATCATCAGCGGACCCGTCGCCTCCAGCACCCACCAGTTCGACCGCTACAAACCGCTCGTCGAACAGCTCGTGCGCCGTCAAAACGCCCTCTGCAACAACCTCATCACCGAAGCCAACAAGCACTTCGAAGCCGGTGAACTAGACCTTGCAGGCACCAAGCTCCTCCAGGTCCGACTCGGTCATCCCAAGAACCGCGGTTTCATGCGCGCCATGGAAGACCACGAAAAACGCAAGGCCATGCAGAAAACCGAGCTGTCTTTCTATCAGGACACTCAGAAAACCGCCCTCTTCGCCCTCAAGGAAGATCTTTACTACGTCATCGACGAAAAAACCCACGACGCCGATCTCAGTGAACTTGGCCGCCAGTATCTGAACCCTGACGATCCAGACGCCTTCGTCCTCCCCGACCTTGCCAGCCACTACGCCACCATCGACACCGACACGTCCCTCAACGACGCCCAAAAACAGGCCAAGAAAGACGAGCTTCAGGCCAAACTCGACACCCAGGGCCAGCGCATTCACAGCATCAACCAGCTCCTCCGCGCCTACTGCCTTTACGAAAAAGACGTCGAATACGTCGTCCGCGAAAACAAGGTGGTCATCGTCGATGAAAACACCGGTCGTGAAATGCCCGGTCGCCGTTGGTCCGACGGACTCCACCAGGCCGTCGAAGCCAAGGAAGGCGTGCATATCGATCAAGAGACCCAAACTCTCGCCACCATCACCATCCAAAACTACTTCCGCCTTTATCAAAAATTGGGCGGCATGACCGGCACCGCCGAAACCGACGCCGCCGAGTTCCACGACATCTACGGCCTCGACGTCCTCAGCATCCCCACCAACCGTCCGGTCAAGCGCATCGACCAAAACGACAACATCTTCAAAACCCGCCGTGAGAAATACCAGGCCGTCTTGAAACTCATCACCGAGCGTCACGCCCTCGGCCAGCCGATGCTCATCGGCACCGCCAGCGTCGACACTTCGGAGACCGTTTCCCGACTCCTCAAACTCCAGAAAATCCCCCACGCCGTCCTCAACGCCAAATACCATCGTCAAGAAGCCGAAATCGTCGCCCGCGCGGGCCAAAAGGGTGCCGTCACCGTCTCCACCAACATGGCAGGCCGCGGCACCGACATCAAACTCGGCGCAGGCGTTGCCGACCTCGGTGGTCTCTTCGTTCTCGGCACCGAACGCCACGAATCCCGTCGCGTCGACCGCCAGCTGCGCGGACGTTGCGCCCGTCAAGGCGACCCCGGCGAAAGTAAATTCTTCATCAGCTTCGAAGACGACCTCATGCGCAACTTCGGCGCTGCCGAACGCATGACCAAAATCATGGAACGTTTCGGCATGGAAGAGGGCCAGGAACTCGAACATCCCTGGCTCAACCGCTCCGTCGAAACCGCCCAGAAACGCGTCGAACAACGCAACTACCTCAGCCGCAAACACGTCCTCGAATACGACGACGTCATGAACCAGCAACGCGAGGTCGTCTACACCTTCCGCAACGAAGTCCTCGACAGCCCCGACCCACGCCTCATCCTTGACGAAGTCGTCGAAAAAACGCTCCCCGACCGCGTCGAAGAGTTCATGCCCCGTCAAGGCGGCGATGACGTCGAAGCCAACCATCAAGCGCTTCTCAACTGGCTCAACACCACCTTCCCCCTTGGCCTCACCGCCCAGGAAGCCGCCTTCGAAACCCGCGACTTCGACGCCAACGTCGCGTTCATCCTCGAACGCATCAAACGCGCCTACGACCTCAAAACCACCGGCGTTCTTCCCCAACTTCTCCAGGAAAGCGAGCGCATCATTCTCCTCGAAGCCATCGACGACCTCTGGCAGCAACATTTGTATGCCATCGACGGTCTGCGTGAAGGCATTCGTCTGCGTTCCTACGCCGAGAAAAACCCCTTGGTGGAATACAAAAAAGAAGCCTTCGCCATGTTCGAAGAGCTGATGGCCAACATCCACGGCAAAGTCCTCACCAACCTGTTCAGCAGCCACCAGCGTCTGCACATGTTCATGGAGCACATCCGTCAGAGCATGCTAAACGCCCGCCAGACCAGCGCCGAAAACCCCGGTCAGCCCCCGACCACGCGTCCCGCCGCCGTCGCCGAAAACCGCGAAGAGCCCAAACCCGCCGACGAAGGCCCACGCATCACCATTCCTTTGAAGCGCGAAGTTCAAAAGGTTGGCCGCAACGACCTCTGCCCCTGTGGCAGCGGCAAAAAATACAAATCCTGCTGCGGCCGCAACGCCTAA
- a CDS encoding PIN domain-containing protein: MNWLLDVNVLVALAHQGHAEHQRVIRWFAVEVGSDSKIATCAISELGFVRVSVQAGFENDVPGAVETLEGLKKTSRVPFELVTDGIGAKKLPSYVLGPKQITDGHLLELAKAKSIQLATLDKNIPGAYVIP, from the coding sequence GTGAATTGGCTCCTCGACGTCAATGTTCTCGTTGCACTCGCCCATCAAGGACACGCCGAGCACCAGCGTGTCATCCGCTGGTTTGCCGTTGAAGTCGGCTCTGATTCAAAAATAGCCACTTGTGCGATCAGTGAACTGGGATTCGTCCGCGTCAGTGTTCAGGCAGGCTTCGAGAACGACGTGCCTGGAGCGGTGGAAACGCTTGAGGGACTGAAAAAAACTAGCCGAGTTCCTTTCGAGCTGGTTACGGATGGCATCGGTGCCAAAAAGTTACCCTCTTATGTATTGGGTCCCAAGCAAATCACCGATGGACACCTTTTAGAGCTAGCGAAGGCTAAATCCATACAACTGGCCACGCTCGATAAAAACATACCCGGTGCGTATGTGATTCCATAA
- a CDS encoding AbrB/MazE/SpoVT family DNA-binding domain-containing protein, whose protein sequence is MTTITTLSSKGQVVLPRMVRSQLHLAPGTKLLCEVQGDSVVLTPEHPRRSNREYVIDPLTGLRVTKAREQTEPVTSEMIKALLEDYP, encoded by the coding sequence ATGACAACCATCACGACCCTTTCCAGCAAAGGCCAAGTCGTCCTGCCCCGGATGGTGCGCAGTCAGTTGCATCTGGCTCCGGGAACCAAATTACTCTGCGAAGTGCAAGGTGACTCAGTCGTCCTGACCCCCGAACACCCGCGCCGCTCGAACCGTGAATACGTTATTGACCCGCTCACTGGCCTGCGGGTGACCAAAGCACGCGAGCAAACTGAACCTGTCACCAGTGAGATGATCAAAGCACTGCTGGAGGATTACCCGTGA
- a CDS encoding M16 family metallopeptidase has protein sequence MNQLHSTSPAAPDQLSLPPNAAQFHTLNNGLEVILLEDHAHPLASVQFWVKAGSLHEEKWTGAGLAHLVEHMFFKGTTTRTASQISQEIQARGGYVNAYTTFERTVYWIEGVAEQVDGYLGILSDMARNSNFDAGELVKEQEVIRREFAMDNDDPQSALQHLLQQTAFREHPLRHPIIGHLEVFNQVGREDVVHFVNRHYVPNNCFLVITGAIDSATIMESVEKHYGTWQRRPYEPVMMPDEPDQVATRQAKREFATDIARLSLGWQVPGDSHPDKPALDVLGFILGSGRSSRLNLLLREELGIAHWVGAGAWSALDRGLFAVEAECDPEDLAQVEEAISKIIQTAREEGCKPDELDKAVRTTLSHQLRTRSTTRGMASSLAHSWMSVGNLNHDRAYLERISTLTVADIVQVARKYLVPETLSRVSIHPTGTLEKTTGIATTHTREEIQSFTLSNGLTLLVGENPRLPLVSVRTQFLSGVPSETSETGGVTQITAQLLAKGAGKRSAEQIGALLEDRGGSLQSSADVHRLFVGSDVMKGDEELAMGLIADLLTVPTFPVKSLATLKKRQIASIREEMEDPLTVALRRARKEIFAGLSYERTAMGTIESVQALDVDACKTHFQQTVQGKNGVISVFGDVKAEEVREQVARLFSPIPPGTSHRDQYAPLTPTAEPSRHELTLDKEQGVLVVGFPTVGLEHDLAPVLHLIDEACSDMGSRLFNRIREEMGLAYYVGTQAFHALGAGAFYFYVGTDPAKLDLVETELLKEVADLAANGLQPDEMERAKTTWKSSYLRGQQGNGALADAFGWQQLNGRGYQHQLIQPEIISSITPEQVKAAAAIFFSTKPFVVRVKP, from the coding sequence ATGAATCAACTCCACAGCACCTCCCCTGCCGCCCCCGATCAGCTCTCCCTCCCACCGAACGCCGCCCAGTTCCATACCTTGAACAACGGACTCGAAGTCATCCTGCTCGAGGACCATGCCCATCCGCTCGCCAGCGTGCAATTCTGGGTCAAAGCCGGCAGCCTTCATGAAGAAAAATGGACCGGTGCAGGCCTCGCCCACCTCGTCGAACACATGTTCTTCAAAGGCACCACCACCCGCACCGCCTCCCAAATCTCCCAAGAAATCCAGGCCCGCGGCGGTTACGTCAATGCCTACACCACCTTCGAACGCACCGTCTACTGGATCGAAGGCGTCGCCGAACAAGTCGACGGCTACCTCGGCATCCTCTCCGACATGGCGCGCAACTCCAACTTCGACGCGGGTGAACTCGTCAAGGAACAGGAAGTCATCCGTCGCGAGTTCGCCATGGACAACGACGATCCCCAGTCCGCCCTGCAACACCTCCTCCAGCAAACCGCCTTTCGCGAACACCCCCTGCGCCACCCCATCATCGGCCACCTTGAGGTCTTCAATCAGGTCGGACGCGAAGATGTCGTTCACTTCGTCAACCGCCACTACGTCCCCAACAACTGCTTCCTCGTCATCACCGGCGCCATCGACAGCGCCACCATCATGGAAAGCGTCGAAAAACATTACGGCACCTGGCAGCGTCGCCCTTACGAGCCCGTCATGATGCCCGACGAACCCGATCAGGTCGCCACCCGTCAGGCCAAACGCGAGTTCGCCACCGACATCGCCCGACTCAGCCTCGGCTGGCAGGTCCCCGGCGATTCCCATCCCGACAAACCCGCGCTCGACGTGCTCGGATTCATCCTCGGCAGCGGCCGCAGTTCCCGACTCAATCTCCTCCTTCGCGAAGAACTCGGCATCGCCCACTGGGTCGGCGCCGGTGCCTGGTCCGCCCTCGATCGCGGACTCTTCGCCGTCGAAGCCGAATGCGACCCCGAAGACCTCGCGCAGGTCGAAGAAGCCATCTCCAAGATCATCCAAACCGCCCGCGAAGAAGGCTGCAAACCGGACGAGCTCGACAAAGCCGTGCGCACCACCTTGAGCCATCAACTCCGCACCCGCAGCACCACCCGCGGCATGGCCTCCTCCCTGGCGCACAGCTGGATGAGCGTCGGCAATCTCAATCACGATCGCGCTTACCTCGAACGCATCAGCACCCTCACCGTGGCCGACATCGTCCAGGTTGCCCGCAAATATCTCGTGCCTGAAACCCTCAGCCGCGTCTCCATCCACCCCACCGGCACCCTCGAAAAAACCACCGGCATCGCCACCACCCACACCCGCGAAGAAATCCAATCCTTCACCCTCAGCAACGGCCTCACTTTGCTCGTTGGCGAAAATCCGCGCCTTCCGCTCGTCTCCGTGCGCACCCAGTTCCTCTCCGGCGTCCCTTCCGAAACCAGCGAAACCGGTGGCGTCACCCAAATCACCGCCCAATTGCTCGCCAAAGGGGCCGGCAAACGCAGCGCCGAACAAATCGGTGCCCTGCTCGAAGACCGCGGCGGCTCCCTGCAATCCAGCGCCGATGTCCATCGTCTTTTTGTCGGTTCTGACGTCATGAAAGGCGACGAAGAACTCGCCATGGGCCTCATCGCTGACCTCCTTACCGTCCCCACCTTCCCCGTCAAATCCCTCGCCACCCTCAAAAAGCGCCAGATCGCTTCCATCCGCGAGGAAATGGAAGACCCGCTCACCGTCGCCCTGCGCCGCGCCCGCAAGGAAATCTTCGCCGGACTGAGCTACGAACGCACCGCCATGGGCACCATCGAAAGCGTGCAAGCTCTCGACGTCGATGCCTGCAAAACCCACTTCCAACAAACCGTCCAGGGCAAAAACGGCGTCATTTCCGTGTTTGGCGACGTCAAAGCTGAAGAAGTGCGCGAACAGGTCGCCCGCCTCTTCAGCCCCATCCCCCCCGGCACCAGCCACCGCGACCAATACGCGCCCCTCACTCCCACCGCCGAACCCAGTCGCCACGAACTCACCCTCGACAAGGAACAAGGCGTCCTCGTCGTCGGTTTCCCCACCGTCGGACTCGAACACGACCTCGCCCCTGTCCTGCACCTCATTGATGAAGCCTGCAGCGACATGGGCTCACGCCTCTTCAACCGCATCCGCGAAGAAATGGGCCTTGCCTACTACGTCGGCACCCAAGCCTTCCACGCACTAGGAGCCGGAGCCTTTTATTTCTACGTCGGCACCGATCCCGCCAAGCTCGACCTCGTCGAAACCGAACTCCTTAAAGAAGTCGCCGACCTCGCCGCCAACGGACTGCAACCCGACGAAATGGAACGCGCCAAAACCACCTGGAAGTCCTCCTATCTGCGTGGTCAACAAGGCAATGGCGCCCTCGCCGACGCCTTTGGCTGGCAGCAACTCAACGGACGCGGCTACCAGCACCAGCTCATCCAGCCCGAGATCATCTCCAGCATCACCCCCGAACAAGTCAAAGCCGCCGCCGCAATATTCTTCAGCACCAAGCCCTTCGTTGTGCGGGTGAAACCGTAA
- a CDS encoding Minf_1886 family protein, with protein MLPVRPRRVMKENFAFQLAMHAVQQRDSRYAPQAYAFVCDSLAHTVQLLNRDKADSHHVTGPEMLRGFRDLALQQFGPMAVIVMREWGIRSSEDVGNMVYNLIEAEYFGKNESDKLEDFADGIPLEEFLSKPYQKKSSRQ; from the coding sequence ATGTTACCCGTTCGTCCACGACGAGTGATGAAGGAAAATTTTGCTTTCCAACTGGCCATGCATGCCGTGCAACAACGCGACTCGCGTTATGCACCCCAAGCCTATGCCTTCGTCTGCGACAGCCTCGCCCACACCGTCCAGCTCCTGAATCGCGACAAGGCCGACAGCCATCACGTCACCGGACCGGAAATGCTGCGCGGCTTCCGCGACCTCGCCCTCCAACAATTTGGCCCCATGGCCGTCATCGTCATGCGCGAATGGGGCATCCGCTCCAGCGAAGACGTCGGCAACATGGTCTACAACCTCATCGAAGCCGAATACTTCGGCAAAAACGAAAGCGACAAACTCGAAGACTTTGCCGACGGCATCCCGCTCGAGGAATTCCTGTCGAAACCTTACCAAAAAAAATCTTCCCGCCAATGA
- a CDS encoding SGNH/GDSL hydrolase family protein, with protein MFAKAEAAFVVAGDWKVEVRTMTVNGLIEVEPVTEVSVVDEMHAGIPVFAPDSAGWAKGLRLLQVRAQETTTPGIFAPGSVVVKSAKLGDQPSKTFQRGTDFEIDEVWGTIGRLEGGAIEAKQPLLISYRYHPLRLDAVVADATGKLKVLKGTPLAAAPLAPEPGEGETLLGRIWLPGKVEKLTQANLFPLLEKAYPEPVGLSANTEKNLPKTLAKLRSGELVKILAWGDSVTASNYLPNREQDAWQHQFVKRLKEKYPKANIELVTEAWGGKNTAAYLAEPPGAEHNYAEKVLALKPDLVVSEFVNDARLLRKHVNERYGRLLADFQGIGAEWIILTPHYTYTEWMGFSSEREVDEDPREYVTALREFGEVNRVVIADGAARYGRLWRQGMPYSALMLNSLNHPDARGMKIFADALMAVFP; from the coding sequence ATGTTTGCGAAGGCAGAGGCGGCTTTTGTAGTGGCTGGGGACTGGAAGGTCGAAGTGCGGACGATGACGGTGAATGGTTTGATCGAAGTCGAGCCGGTGACCGAGGTGTCAGTCGTCGATGAGATGCACGCTGGCATTCCGGTCTTTGCTCCCGATTCGGCGGGTTGGGCGAAAGGTTTGCGGCTGTTACAAGTGAGGGCTCAGGAGACCACCACGCCGGGCATTTTTGCTCCGGGAAGTGTGGTGGTGAAGTCGGCGAAGTTGGGGGATCAGCCGTCAAAAACGTTTCAGCGGGGCACGGACTTTGAGATTGATGAAGTTTGGGGGACGATTGGCCGACTCGAAGGCGGGGCCATTGAGGCGAAGCAACCCTTGTTGATCAGTTATCGGTATCATCCGCTGAGGCTGGATGCGGTGGTGGCAGACGCGACGGGCAAGCTGAAGGTCTTGAAAGGAACGCCCCTGGCGGCGGCCCCTCTGGCTCCAGAACCGGGAGAAGGGGAGACTTTGCTGGGGCGCATCTGGCTGCCTGGCAAGGTTGAAAAATTGACGCAGGCGAATCTGTTTCCGCTTCTTGAGAAGGCTTATCCTGAACCGGTGGGTTTGTCGGCGAATACCGAGAAGAATTTACCCAAGACGCTGGCGAAACTGCGTTCGGGCGAGTTGGTGAAGATTCTTGCGTGGGGCGACAGCGTGACGGCGTCCAATTATCTGCCGAATCGTGAACAGGACGCGTGGCAGCACCAGTTTGTGAAGCGGTTGAAGGAAAAGTATCCAAAGGCCAACATTGAACTGGTCACGGAGGCTTGGGGTGGCAAAAACACGGCGGCTTATTTGGCGGAACCTCCCGGGGCGGAGCACAATTATGCGGAGAAGGTGCTCGCACTGAAGCCGGATTTGGTGGTGTCGGAGTTTGTGAATGATGCCCGATTGCTGAGGAAGCATGTGAACGAGCGTTATGGGCGTTTGTTGGCGGATTTTCAGGGAATCGGGGCGGAATGGATCATTTTGACACCGCACTACACTTACACGGAATGGATGGGATTCAGCAGCGAGCGTGAAGTCGATGAAGACCCACGCGAATACGTGACGGCGTTGCGTGAGTTTGGCGAAGTGAATCGGGTGGTGATTGCGGATGGCGCGGCGCGGTATGGCCGGCTGTGGCGGCAGGGGATGCCGTATAGTGCGTTGATGCTCAATTCGTTAAATCATCCGGATGCACGCGGCATGAAAATTTTCGCGGATGCGTTGATGGCGGTGTTTCCGTGA
- a CDS encoding PQQ-binding-like beta-propeller repeat protein gives MHTHSFGITLIGLVIATSATTSPASDWPQWRGTNYDGISPATLLPDNATHPSLKQRWKASIGTGFSSFSVHDGKLYTMGNQNDQDTVWCFDADSGKILWQHTYSCPLDPLYYEGGPGATPTVHDDVVYTLSKKGHVHALNQQTGQVLWKRDLLADHQLELPEWSFAASPFIHKNLLILNVGDHGLALRLDTGVTEWTSPSTPSGYATPVPIAPNALAVFRAKFISAVNPLTGQKLWEIPWESSRGVNAADPLHHDGQLLVSSSSGTALLQLSPSPTEIWKGKYRSYFNPPVKIGDHVYGIDGTTHRPTRLVCFEWATGKEIWAEPGFGSGGLVAVGNHLVICDKGEIIIATATPDGFEPLIRETVLQGKCWTAPVVAHGRIYARNATGDLVCLDLEP, from the coding sequence ATGCACACGCACTCCTTCGGCATCACGCTCATCGGCCTTGTCATCGCCACCTCTGCCACCACAAGCCCTGCATCCGACTGGCCTCAATGGCGCGGCACCAACTACGACGGCATCTCCCCAGCCACCTTGCTGCCCGACAACGCCACCCATCCGAGTCTCAAACAACGCTGGAAAGCCAGCATCGGCACCGGCTTTTCATCGTTCTCCGTTCACGACGGCAAACTCTACACCATGGGCAACCAAAACGACCAGGACACCGTCTGGTGTTTTGATGCCGACTCCGGCAAGATCCTCTGGCAACACACCTATTCCTGCCCGCTCGACCCGCTTTATTACGAAGGCGGACCCGGTGCCACTCCCACCGTCCACGACGACGTTGTCTACACGCTCAGCAAAAAAGGCCATGTCCATGCCCTCAATCAGCAAACCGGCCAGGTCCTCTGGAAACGCGATTTGCTTGCCGATCACCAACTCGAACTCCCCGAATGGAGCTTCGCCGCCTCCCCGTTCATTCACAAGAACCTCCTCATTCTCAACGTCGGCGACCACGGCCTCGCCCTCCGACTCGACACCGGCGTCACCGAATGGACAAGCCCTTCCACTCCTTCCGGCTACGCCACCCCGGTTCCCATCGCGCCCAACGCCCTCGCCGTTTTCCGCGCCAAGTTCATCTCCGCCGTCAACCCGCTCACCGGCCAAAAACTCTGGGAAATCCCATGGGAAAGTTCGCGCGGCGTTAACGCAGCCGACCCACTCCATCACGACGGTCAACTCCTCGTCAGTTCGAGCTCCGGCACCGCCCTCCTGCAACTCAGCCCATCACCAACCGAAATCTGGAAAGGCAAATACCGCAGCTACTTCAATCCACCCGTCAAAATCGGCGATCACGTCTACGGCATTGATGGCACCACCCACCGCCCCACCCGCCTTGTGTGTTTCGAATGGGCCACCGGCAAGGAAATCTGGGCCGAACCCGGCTTTGGCAGTGGCGGTCTCGTCGCCGTGGGCAATCACCTTGTCATCTGCGACAAAGGCGAAATCATCATCGCCACCGCCACTCCAGACGGATTCGAACCCCTCATCCGCGAAACCGTTCTGCAAGGCAAATGCTGGACCGCCCCCGTCGTTGCCCACGGTCGCATCTACGCCCGCAACGCCACCGGTGACCTCGTCTGCCTCGATCTCGAACCCTGA